Proteins co-encoded in one Stenotrophomonas maltophilia genomic window:
- a CDS encoding TetR/AcrR family transcriptional regulator, giving the protein MAYKRSALMEERLAGARERILLATRALVATGGWRNAPVTAVATQAGVSTGLIYRHFPSKAELFVEVLNAAVAHEVAIMERIAQGPEAASERLRLAITAFVRRALAGPGLAHAFIVEPVDPDVEAERMRGRRAFGDVFLRLVEEGVAAGELPAQDAHVAAACLVGAFTEAMVGPTAPSREAHRDEDALVDAICSFCLRAIGAPASR; this is encoded by the coding sequence ATGGCCTACAAACGCTCTGCATTGATGGAAGAACGCCTGGCGGGCGCCCGTGAACGGATCCTGCTGGCGACCCGCGCGCTGGTCGCCACCGGCGGCTGGCGCAACGCCCCGGTGACCGCCGTGGCGACCCAGGCGGGGGTATCCACCGGGCTGATCTACCGCCATTTCCCGTCCAAGGCCGAGCTGTTCGTGGAAGTGCTCAACGCCGCGGTGGCCCATGAAGTGGCGATCATGGAGCGCATCGCGCAGGGTCCGGAGGCCGCCAGCGAGCGGTTGCGGCTGGCGATCACCGCCTTCGTCCGTCGCGCCCTGGCCGGGCCGGGGCTGGCACATGCCTTCATCGTCGAACCGGTCGACCCGGATGTGGAAGCCGAGCGCATGCGCGGCCGGCGCGCGTTCGGCGATGTGTTCCTGCGGCTGGTGGAAGAAGGCGTGGCGGCCGGTGAGCTGCCGGCGCAGGACGCACATGTGGCCGCCGCCTGCTTGGTCGGTGCATTCACCGAAGCGATGGTCGGCCCGACCGCGCCCAGCCGCGAAGCGCATCGCGACGAGGACGCACTGGTGGACGCGATCTGCAGCTTCTGCCTGCGCGCGATCGGCGCCCCCGCAAGCCGGTAG
- a CDS encoding isovaleryl-CoA dehydrogenase: MHVPSLNFDLGEDIDLLRQSVAHFAAAEIAPLAAEADATNQFPLALWPKLGEQGLLGLTVEEAYGGTGMGYLAHVVAMEEISRASGGIALSYGAHSNLCVNQLRKNGSEEQKQRFLPDLCSGAKVGALAMSEPGAGSDVVSMKLRADKRGDRYVLNGNKMWITNGPDADVLVVYAKTDMEAGAKGITAFLVEKGMKGFSTAQKLDKLGMRSSPTCELVFQDCEIPEENVLGAVGGGVRVLMSGLDYERVVLSGGPLGLMAAAMDVVMPYVHERHQFGEPIGSFQLIQAKIADMYVGLGACRAYVYAVARACDQGRTTRQDAAGAILYAAEKATWLTGQAIQILGGNGYINEYPTGRLWRDAKLYEIGAGTSEIRRMLIGRELFQRTL; encoded by the coding sequence ATGCACGTGCCATCCCTGAACTTCGATCTTGGCGAAGACATCGACCTGCTGCGCCAGAGCGTGGCCCATTTTGCCGCCGCCGAGATCGCCCCGCTCGCCGCCGAGGCCGATGCGACCAACCAGTTCCCGCTGGCACTGTGGCCGAAGCTGGGCGAACAGGGCCTGCTCGGCCTGACCGTGGAAGAAGCATACGGCGGCACCGGCATGGGTTACCTGGCCCACGTGGTGGCGATGGAAGAGATCTCGCGCGCCTCCGGCGGCATCGCCCTGTCCTACGGTGCGCACTCCAACCTGTGCGTGAACCAGCTGCGCAAGAACGGCAGCGAGGAACAGAAGCAGCGCTTCCTCCCGGACCTGTGCAGCGGCGCCAAGGTGGGTGCGCTGGCGATGAGCGAACCGGGCGCCGGTTCGGACGTGGTGTCGATGAAGCTGCGCGCGGACAAGCGCGGCGACCGCTACGTGCTCAACGGCAACAAGATGTGGATCACCAACGGCCCGGACGCCGATGTGCTGGTGGTCTACGCCAAGACCGACATGGAGGCCGGCGCCAAGGGCATCACGGCCTTCCTGGTCGAGAAGGGCATGAAGGGTTTTTCCACCGCACAGAAGCTGGACAAGCTGGGCATGCGCTCCTCGCCCACCTGTGAACTGGTGTTCCAGGACTGCGAGATTCCCGAAGAGAACGTGCTCGGTGCGGTGGGCGGCGGCGTGCGCGTGCTGATGTCCGGCCTGGACTACGAGCGCGTGGTGCTGTCAGGTGGCCCGCTGGGCCTGATGGCCGCGGCAATGGACGTGGTGATGCCCTATGTACACGAGCGCCACCAGTTCGGCGAACCGATCGGCAGCTTCCAGCTGATCCAGGCCAAGATCGCCGACATGTACGTGGGCCTGGGCGCCTGCCGCGCCTATGTCTATGCCGTGGCGCGCGCCTGCGACCAGGGCCGTACCACCCGCCAGGATGCAGCCGGTGCGATCCTGTACGCCGCCGAGAAGGCGACCTGGCTGACCGGCCAAGCGATCCAGATCCTCGGTGGCAACGGCTACATCAACGAGTACCCGACCGGCCGCTTGTGGCGCGACGCCAAGCTGT
- a CDS encoding c-type cytochrome gives MRNYDLEFLKRFSMVIALLMAITLGLILLAAYIHTRIPPEVSPTAAKRTEQRISPTGAVYAGSTGAAAQAAAKAAALAKAASQVAYGGTKDGKVIFDNLCTACHTTGVGQAPTLDHAHWDKRLAQGKDTLYKHAIEGYTGPDGGIMPPKGGNPALTEEQIHATVDWMLGNLK, from the coding sequence GTGCGGAATTACGATCTGGAGTTCCTGAAACGCTTCTCCATGGTGATCGCGCTGTTGATGGCCATCACCCTCGGCCTGATCCTCCTTGCCGCCTACATCCACACCCGGATTCCGCCCGAGGTGTCGCCCACGGCAGCCAAGCGCACCGAACAGCGCATCTCGCCCACCGGCGCGGTCTATGCCGGCAGTACCGGCGCCGCTGCGCAGGCCGCGGCCAAGGCCGCCGCACTGGCCAAGGCCGCCTCGCAGGTGGCCTACGGCGGCACCAAGGACGGCAAGGTGATCTTCGACAACCTGTGCACGGCCTGCCACACCACCGGGGTCGGCCAGGCCCCGACGCTGGATCACGCGCACTGGGACAAGCGCCTGGCACAGGGCAAGGACACCCTCTACAAGCACGCCATCGAGGGCTACACCGGCCCCGACGGCGGCATCATGCCGCCCAAGGGCGGCAACCCGGCACTGACCGAGGAGCAGATCCACGCCACCGTGGACTGGATGCTGGGCAACCTGAAGTAG